A genome region from Geminicoccus roseus DSM 18922 includes the following:
- the purD gene encoding phosphoribosylamine--glycine ligase → MKTLVIGSGGREHALCWSLAASPMVSEVLCAPGNAGIAAVARCVAVAVDDIDGLVRLALAEAVGLVVVGPELPLTLGLVDRLAEAGIRAFGPSASAAQLESSKAFTKDFCTRHHIPTARYRTFTKDRAAEARAYVEAEGAPIVIKADGLAAGKGVVVALTLDEALAAVDDAFAGGFGEAGATLVVEECLVGEEASMFALCDGTHALEIGTAQDHKRAFDGDQGPNTGGMGAYSPAPILTDALVEQVMATIIRPTLKGMAEEGNPFQGFLYAGLMLTAEGPKLIEYNVRFGDPECQVVLPRLMTDLCQLLQGAIDGQLAHMSLRWFPAHALSVVMAANGYPGAYARNTEIRIPADLEGDDLLLFHAGTRAEGGRLLASGGRVLNVTGIGADLQQARDRAYAAVERIDWPDGFCRKDIGWRALARS, encoded by the coding sequence TTGAAAACCCTCGTCATCGGCAGCGGCGGCCGGGAGCATGCGCTCTGCTGGTCGCTGGCCGCCTCCCCCATGGTCAGCGAAGTCCTGTGCGCGCCGGGCAATGCCGGCATCGCCGCGGTCGCCCGGTGCGTTGCCGTCGCCGTGGACGATATCGACGGCCTGGTCCGCCTGGCGCTGGCCGAAGCCGTCGGGCTGGTCGTGGTGGGGCCGGAGCTGCCGCTGACCCTGGGCCTGGTCGACCGGCTGGCGGAAGCCGGCATCCGCGCCTTTGGGCCCTCGGCCAGCGCTGCCCAGCTGGAGAGTTCCAAGGCATTCACCAAGGATTTCTGCACCCGCCACCATATTCCCACCGCCCGCTACCGCACCTTCACCAAGGACAGGGCCGCCGAGGCCAGGGCCTATGTGGAGGCCGAAGGTGCGCCGATCGTGATCAAGGCCGACGGCCTGGCCGCGGGCAAGGGCGTGGTCGTCGCGCTGACCCTGGACGAGGCGCTGGCGGCGGTGGACGACGCGTTCGCCGGCGGCTTCGGCGAGGCCGGCGCCACCCTGGTGGTCGAGGAGTGCCTGGTCGGCGAGGAGGCGTCCATGTTCGCCTTGTGCGACGGCACCCACGCCTTGGAGATCGGCACCGCCCAGGACCACAAGCGCGCGTTCGACGGCGATCAGGGGCCCAACACCGGCGGGATGGGCGCCTATTCGCCCGCTCCGATCCTGACCGACGCCCTGGTCGAGCAGGTGATGGCGACCATCATCCGGCCCACGCTGAAAGGCATGGCGGAGGAGGGCAATCCGTTCCAGGGCTTCCTCTATGCCGGGCTGATGCTGACGGCCGAGGGGCCGAAGCTGATCGAGTACAATGTCCGCTTCGGCGATCCGGAGTGCCAGGTCGTCCTGCCGCGCCTGATGACCGATCTGTGCCAGCTCCTGCAGGGTGCCATCGACGGCCAGCTCGCCCATATGAGCCTGCGCTGGTTTCCTGCCCATGCGCTGAGCGTTGTGATGGCCGCGAACGGCTATCCCGGCGCCTATGCCAGGAACACCGAGATCCGCATCCCGGCCGACCTGGAGGGCGACGACCTGCTCCTGTTCCATGCCGGCACCCGCGCGGAAGGCGGGCGCCTGCTCGCCAGCGGCGGCCGGGTCCTGAACGTCACCGGCATCGGCGCCGACCTCCAGCAGGCCCGCGACCGCGCCTATGCCGCGGTCGAGCGGATCGACTGGCCGGACGGCTTCTGCCGCAAGGATATCGGCTGGCGGGCGCTCGCCCGCTCCTGA
- a CDS encoding enoyl-CoA hydratase — MSASTMQNEPVILRDDRNGVATLTLNRPKAFNALSKAVLTELERLVDAIAQDRSVRVVVLTGHGAAFSAGHDMKEMASDRSEAALTDLFSHCSRVMVKLTRLPQPVVARVDGIAAAAGCQLVAACDLAVCTEDSRFATSGVKYGLFCATPAVALRRAVPQKAALEMLFTGDFIDAAEALRLGLVGRVVAKEALDDAVVDLAARIAEKPFDVIALGKRAFYDEAGMGLEESYRHATGVIVENALGADFAEGVAAFAEKRKPAWPNN, encoded by the coding sequence ATGTCGGCCAGCACCATGCAGAACGAGCCCGTGATCCTCCGGGACGACCGGAACGGGGTCGCGACCCTCACCCTGAACCGCCCCAAGGCGTTCAACGCCCTGTCCAAGGCGGTGCTCACCGAACTGGAGCGGCTGGTCGATGCCATCGCCCAGGACCGCTCGGTGCGGGTGGTGGTGCTGACCGGCCATGGCGCCGCGTTCTCCGCCGGCCACGACATGAAGGAGATGGCGTCCGATCGCAGCGAGGCGGCCCTGACCGACCTGTTCAGCCATTGCTCGCGGGTGATGGTGAAGCTGACGAGACTGCCCCAGCCGGTGGTGGCGCGGGTCGACGGGATCGCGGCCGCGGCCGGTTGCCAGCTGGTGGCGGCCTGCGACCTGGCAGTCTGCACCGAGGACAGCCGCTTTGCCACCTCGGGCGTCAAGTACGGCCTGTTCTGCGCGACCCCGGCGGTGGCGCTGCGCCGGGCGGTGCCGCAGAAGGCCGCCCTGGAGATGCTGTTCACCGGGGACTTCATCGACGCCGCGGAAGCGCTGCGGCTGGGTCTGGTCGGGCGGGTGGTGGCGAAGGAGGCGCTGGACGATGCGGTCGTCGACCTCGCCGCCCGGATCGCGGAGAAGCCGTTCGACGTGATCGCGCTGGGCAAGCGGGCCTTCTACGACGAGGCCGGCATGGGCCTGGAGGAATCCTACCGCCATGCCACCGGCGTGATCGTGGAAAACGCGCTGGGGGCCGACTTTGCCGAGGGCGTCGCCGCGTTCGCCGAGAAGCGCAAGCCCGCCTGGCCAAACAACTGA
- a CDS encoding DNA-binding transcriptional response regulator — MRVLILESTSRLAAGLQREPGERLDLRGTASLAEAMLLRERPGWQPQAILSELTLPDGEGAEIVDALGRAFPGTPVLFSTGDCAQARRQLDAVLASPALPCLPRHLADERREILGEIDIVARRAADQAVSQAIERLMARLGLDDEDGVKTAIRLARAYENARSRFWSAVTSGLASGFLIALGVGLVALVKGGGLLP; from the coding sequence GTGCGCGTGCTGATCCTGGAATCGACCTCCCGCCTCGCCGCCGGTCTCCAGCGGGAACCCGGGGAGCGGCTGGATTTGCGCGGCACCGCCAGCCTCGCCGAGGCGATGCTGCTGCGGGAACGGCCGGGCTGGCAGCCGCAGGCCATCCTGTCCGAACTGACCCTGCCGGACGGCGAGGGCGCCGAGATCGTCGACGCGCTGGGCCGGGCCTTTCCGGGCACGCCGGTGCTGTTCTCGACCGGCGATTGCGCCCAGGCACGCCGCCAGCTCGACGCGGTGCTGGCATCGCCTGCCCTCCCCTGCCTTCCCCGGCATCTGGCCGATGAGCGCCGCGAGATCCTGGGCGAGATCGACATCGTGGCCCGCCGGGCGGCCGACCAGGCGGTCAGCCAGGCGATCGAACGGCTGATGGCGCGGCTGGGGCTGGACGACGAGGACGGCGTGAAGACCGCAATCCGGCTGGCCCGCGCCTATGAGAATGCCCGCTCAAGATTCTGGTCGGCGGTGACGTCCGGGCTAGCCAGCGGCTTCCTGATAGCACTGGGGGTTGGGCTGGTGGCCTTGGTCAAGGGCGGCGGGCTCCTGCCCTGA
- a CDS encoding PaaI family thioesterase, which yields MSDDPLPPLDAAGFEAMACDTVPLAGLLGLRLERFDGEAAVVRLPWREIALRPGGSVSGPAMMTLVDIALWGAILARIGNEPLCVTTDLTFHFLAKPRHADVLAEARVIRLGRTLAIAEARLFSEGNVEPVAHAVGTYAIPPRSRS from the coding sequence GTGTCGGACGATCCTCTCCCACCCCTGGATGCGGCCGGGTTCGAGGCGATGGCCTGCGACACCGTGCCCCTGGCCGGGCTGCTCGGGCTGAGGCTGGAGCGGTTCGACGGCGAGGCGGCGGTCGTGCGGCTGCCGTGGCGGGAGATCGCGCTGCGTCCGGGCGGCTCGGTCTCCGGGCCTGCGATGATGACGCTGGTCGACATCGCGCTCTGGGGCGCGATCCTGGCCCGGATCGGCAACGAGCCGCTCTGCGTGACCACCGACCTGACCTTCCATTTCCTGGCCAAGCCGCGCCATGCGGACGTGCTGGCCGAGGCCAGGGTCATCCGCCTCGGCCGGACGCTCGCGATCGCCGAGGCCCGGCTTTTCTCCGAAGGAAACGTCGAGCCGGTGGCCCATGCGGTCGGCACCTACGCGATTCCACCGCGGTCGCGTTCTTGA
- a CDS encoding threonine ammonia-lyase, producing MTVTLADVQAAHRHIAGAVARPPCLPSRTLSEITGADVRLKFENFQYTASFKERGALNRLLQASPEERARGVIAMSAGNHAQGVAYHASRLGIPSVIVMPAFTPIVKVENTRKLGARVELFGESVEEAGSHARAIAADENLLFVHPFDDPAVIAGQGTIALEMLEDHPDLDVLVVPIGGGGLISGMATAAKAIRPGIEIVGVEAALYPTVWRLRRGLPIEAGGPTIAEGIAVKHPGALTLPIIEELVDDVVLVDEAALETAVLMLLEIEKTVVEGAGAAGLAALLANGDRFRGRKVGLTLCGGNIDSRLLSAVILRGLVRTERMVRFRVSLPDRPGSLTKVTGLIAKCGGNVVDVAHQRAFARISVMQTDVDVTIETRNAAHAAQIRNTLAAEGYAVRGLDEAPSAGGL from the coding sequence GTGACCGTGACCCTGGCCGACGTGCAGGCGGCGCACCGGCATATCGCCGGTGCAGTGGCGCGCCCGCCCTGCCTGCCGTCGCGCACCCTCTCGGAGATCACCGGCGCGGATGTCCGGCTGAAGTTCGAGAACTTCCAGTACACCGCCTCGTTCAAGGAGCGCGGGGCGCTCAACCGCCTGCTCCAGGCAAGCCCAGAAGAGCGCGCGCGGGGCGTGATCGCCATGTCGGCCGGCAACCATGCCCAGGGGGTGGCCTATCATGCCAGCCGGCTGGGCATTCCTTCGGTGATCGTGATGCCGGCCTTCACCCCGATCGTGAAGGTCGAGAACACCCGCAAGCTCGGTGCCCGGGTGGAACTGTTCGGTGAGAGCGTCGAGGAGGCGGGCAGCCACGCCCGCGCCATCGCTGCCGACGAGAACCTGCTGTTCGTCCACCCGTTCGACGACCCGGCGGTGATCGCCGGGCAGGGCACCATCGCCCTGGAGATGCTGGAGGACCACCCGGACCTGGACGTGCTGGTGGTGCCGATCGGCGGCGGTGGGCTGATCTCGGGCATGGCCACCGCAGCCAAGGCGATCCGGCCAGGCATCGAGATCGTGGGGGTGGAGGCGGCGCTCTATCCGACGGTGTGGCGGCTGCGGCGCGGCCTGCCGATCGAGGCGGGCGGCCCCACCATCGCCGAGGGCATCGCGGTCAAGCATCCGGGCGCCCTCACCCTGCCGATCATCGAGGAACTGGTCGACGATGTCGTGCTGGTGGACGAGGCGGCGCTGGAGACCGCGGTCCTGATGCTGCTCGAGATCGAGAAGACCGTGGTGGAGGGCGCCGGAGCCGCCGGCCTGGCCGCCCTGCTCGCCAATGGCGACCGGTTCCGCGGGCGCAAGGTCGGGCTGACCTTGTGCGGCGGCAACATCGACAGCCGGCTTCTGTCCGCCGTGATCCTGCGCGGCCTGGTGCGCACCGAGCGGATGGTGCGCTTCCGGGTCAGCCTGCCCGACCGGCCGGGCAGCCTGACCAAGGTGACGGGGCTGATCGCGAAATGCGGCGGCAACGTGGTCGACGTGGCGCACCAGCGCGCGTTCGCGCGGATCTCGGTGATGCAGACCGATGTCGACGTGACGATTGAGACCCGCAACGCCGCCCATGCCGCACAGATCCGCAACACCCTGGCCGCCGAAGGCTACGCGGTGCGGGGCCTGGACGAGGCGCCGTCCGCCGGCGGGCTTTAG
- the rplM gene encoding 50S ribosomal protein L13, giving the protein MGTYSAKPADIQQDWLLIDAEGLVLGRLASYVANRLRGKHKAMFTPNMDTGDHVVIVNAEKVVLTGNKRTQKVYYRHTGHPGGIKGVHADKILDGRFPERVIEKAVERMITRGPLGRDVMRKLHVYKGAEHPHQAQKPASVDFAALNSKNARTAA; this is encoded by the coding sequence ATGGGCACCTATTCCGCCAAGCCGGCCGACATCCAGCAGGACTGGCTGTTGATCGATGCCGAAGGCCTCGTCTTGGGCCGGCTCGCGAGCTACGTGGCGAACCGTCTGCGCGGCAAGCACAAGGCGATGTTCACGCCGAACATGGACACCGGCGATCACGTGGTGATCGTCAACGCCGAGAAGGTGGTGCTCACCGGCAACAAGCGGACCCAGAAGGTCTACTATCGCCACACCGGGCATCCCGGTGGCATCAAGGGTGTGCACGCCGACAAGATCCTGGACGGCCGCTTCCCGGAGCGCGTCATCGAGAAGGCGGTGGAGCGGATGATCACCCGCGGGCCGCTTGGCCGCGACGTGATGCGCAAGCTGCACGTCTACAAGGGTGCGGAGCATCCGCATCAGGCGCAGAAGCCGGCTTCGGTCGACTTCGCCGCGCTGAATTCCAAGAACGCCCGCACCGCAGCCTGA
- the rpsI gene encoding 30S ribosomal protein S9 — protein sequence MAETTSSFSDLARLRPASAAEPVAAPAQPKIDAQGRSYATGRRKEAVARVWVKPGSGKFTVNGKEMPAYFARPTLQMIVNQPFQQLEALGHYDIVATVVGGGLSGQAGAVRHGISHALVAYDPTNRPALKIRGFLTRDSRMVERKKYGKAKARRSFQFSKR from the coding sequence ATGGCCGAGACCACCAGTTCCTTTTCCGACCTCGCCCGCCTGCGCCCGGCGTCCGCCGCCGAGCCCGTCGCCGCTCCGGCCCAGCCGAAGATCGACGCCCAGGGCCGTTCCTATGCCACCGGCCGCCGCAAGGAAGCCGTGGCCCGCGTCTGGGTGAAGCCCGGCAGCGGCAAGTTCACGGTCAACGGCAAGGAGATGCCCGCCTACTTCGCGCGGCCGACCCTGCAGATGATCGTCAACCAGCCCTTCCAGCAGCTGGAAGCGCTTGGCCATTACGACATCGTCGCGACCGTCGTCGGCGGCGGCCTGTCCGGCCAGGCCGGTGCGGTCCGGCACGGCATCAGCCACGCGCTGGTGGCCTACGACCCGACCAACCGTCCGGCGCTCAAGATCCGCGGCTTCCTGACCCGCGATTCGCGCATGGTCGAGCGTAAGAAGTACGGCAAGGCCAAGGCCCGCCGCAGCTTCCAGTTCAGCAAGCGCTGA
- the argC gene encoding N-acetyl-gamma-glutamyl-phosphate reductase translates to MAASKLAVGVLGASGYTGAELLRLLEQHDRVQVEVLTGDRMAGKQIGEVFPHLAMQKLPKLVKIEDVDFAALDVVFCCLPHGTTQEVLRDLPHNVKIVDLSADFRLYDPKLYHQVYGHPHAAVELQKEAVYGLTEHYRDKVKATRLVANPGCYTTTAELPLVPLLAEELIERDPIVIDGKSGVSGAGRSLRENLLFAEAADGFSAYGVGNHRHAPEIDQCLSEFGGGKVEVSFTPHLVPMLRGIFATSYVRMKDGVEVQDLQERLEEAYADEPFVHVLPPKSLPSTKQVRGSNHCLIAVHPDRIKGRAILLSVTDNLIKGASGQALQNMNVMTGLPETSGLTIGPLYP, encoded by the coding sequence ATGGCAGCGTCGAAACTCGCGGTGGGTGTGCTGGGTGCGTCGGGCTACACGGGCGCGGAACTGCTGCGCCTGCTGGAGCAGCACGACCGGGTCCAGGTCGAGGTCCTGACCGGCGATCGCATGGCCGGCAAGCAGATCGGCGAGGTCTTCCCGCATCTGGCGATGCAGAAGCTGCCGAAGCTGGTGAAGATCGAGGATGTCGACTTCGCCGCGCTGGACGTGGTGTTCTGCTGCCTGCCGCACGGCACCACCCAGGAAGTGCTGCGCGACCTGCCGCACAACGTGAAGATCGTCGACCTGTCCGCCGACTTCCGCCTCTACGACCCGAAGCTCTACCACCAGGTCTACGGCCATCCGCACGCGGCGGTGGAACTGCAGAAGGAAGCGGTCTACGGCCTGACCGAGCACTACCGGGACAAGGTGAAGGCGACCCGGCTGGTGGCCAATCCCGGCTGCTACACGACCACCGCCGAACTGCCGCTGGTGCCGCTGCTGGCCGAGGAACTGATCGAGCGCGACCCGATCGTGATCGACGGCAAGTCCGGCGTGTCCGGGGCCGGGCGCTCGCTGCGGGAGAACCTGCTGTTCGCCGAGGCGGCCGACGGATTTTCCGCCTATGGCGTCGGCAACCACCGGCATGCGCCCGAGATCGACCAGTGCCTGAGCGAGTTCGGCGGCGGGAAGGTCGAGGTGAGCTTCACCCCGCATTTGGTGCCGATGCTGCGCGGGATCTTCGCCACCAGCTATGTGCGGATGAAGGACGGCGTGGAGGTCCAGGACCTGCAGGAGCGGCTGGAGGAGGCCTATGCCGACGAGCCGTTCGTGCATGTCCTTCCCCCCAAGTCCCTGCCCTCGACCAAGCAGGTGCGCGGCTCGAACCACTGCCTGATCGCGGTGCATCCCGACCGGATCAAGGGCCGGGCGATCCTCCTCTCGGTGACCGACAACCTCATCAAGGGTGCGTCCGGCCAGGCCCTGCAGAACATGAACGTGATGACCGGCCTGCCGGAGACCAGCGGCCTGACCATCGGCCCCCTCTACCCGTGA
- a CDS encoding GntR family transcriptional regulator — translation MQRLHRTAADQVVQELRQRILTGELPAGAHLRQEAVAEMFGLSRIPVREALQRLDAEGWVRFAPHRGAFVSGLSSEEVAELFELRLLLEPHLLERAVPRFGPASLSSLREAAALFERELSGDDRRGWGAANRAFHRQLYAPAGRPRIASLAQGFDERVEAYVGAHLALEGIAPRAIAEHRQLVAAVEAADAARAVTVLRDHLERTRDELTGWIDKREKAA, via the coding sequence ATGCAGCGCCTCCATCGCACCGCCGCCGATCAGGTCGTCCAGGAGCTCCGGCAGCGGATCCTGACCGGGGAGCTGCCGGCGGGGGCGCATCTGCGCCAGGAGGCGGTGGCGGAGATGTTCGGGCTAAGCCGGATACCGGTGCGCGAGGCGCTGCAGCGGCTGGATGCCGAGGGCTGGGTGCGGTTCGCGCCGCACCGGGGGGCCTTCGTGTCGGGCCTGTCCAGCGAGGAGGTCGCCGAGCTGTTCGAGCTGCGCCTTCTGCTGGAACCGCATCTGCTGGAACGGGCAGTGCCCCGCTTCGGGCCGGCCAGCCTGAGTTCCCTGCGCGAGGCGGCGGCGCTGTTCGAGCGCGAGCTTTCCGGCGACGACCGTCGCGGCTGGGGAGCGGCGAACCGGGCCTTCCACCGGCAGCTCTACGCGCCGGCGGGCCGGCCCCGGATCGCTTCCCTGGCGCAGGGATTCGACGAGCGGGTCGAGGCCTATGTCGGCGCCCATCTGGCGCTGGAAGGCATCGCCCCCCGGGCGATCGCCGAGCACCGCCAGCTGGTGGCGGCGGTCGAGGCGGCCGATGCCGCCCGGGCGGTCACGGTCTTGCGCGACCATCTGGAGCGGACCCGGGACGAGCTTACCGGCTGGATCGATAAGCGGGAGAAGGCGGCATGA
- a CDS encoding dihydrodipicolinate synthase family protein yields MGINWRGVFPAVTTQFHDDERIDFAANGKHVEWLLESGVHGLIMLGTVGENGSLSAGEKRDVLKATKELVGGRVPIIAGVAENRTADACRYAEDCAAMGLDGLMVLPGMIYKADARENVAHFRTVLNATDLPVLAYNNPMVYGVDLKPETFVELADQKTLVAIKESSDDVRRLTDIINATGDRFTLFCGVDDLMMESALLGAVGCVHGIANAFPAETVKMWELMEEGRWNEALPLYRWATPMFHLDTSPKLVQYIKLVQHLVGRGSETVRAPRLTIAGEDRARVEAMVKKAQAERPAFG; encoded by the coding sequence ATGGGCATCAACTGGCGCGGCGTCTTTCCGGCCGTCACCACCCAGTTCCACGACGACGAGCGCATCGACTTCGCGGCCAACGGCAAGCATGTCGAGTGGCTGCTGGAGAGCGGCGTGCACGGGCTGATCATGCTCGGCACGGTCGGCGAGAACGGCTCCCTGTCCGCCGGGGAGAAGCGCGACGTGCTCAAGGCCACCAAGGAGCTGGTGGGTGGCCGGGTGCCGATCATCGCGGGCGTGGCCGAGAACCGCACCGCCGATGCCTGCCGCTATGCCGAGGACTGCGCCGCCATGGGCCTGGACGGGCTGATGGTGCTGCCGGGCATGATCTACAAGGCGGACGCCCGCGAGAACGTCGCGCATTTCCGCACCGTGCTGAACGCCACCGACCTGCCGGTGCTCGCCTACAACAACCCGATGGTCTACGGGGTCGACCTGAAGCCCGAGACCTTCGTGGAACTGGCCGACCAGAAGACCCTGGTGGCGATCAAGGAAAGCTCGGATGACGTCCGCCGGCTCACCGACATCATCAACGCCACCGGCGACCGCTTCACCCTGTTCTGCGGCGTCGACGACCTGATGATGGAGAGCGCGCTGCTGGGTGCGGTCGGCTGCGTCCACGGCATCGCCAACGCCTTCCCGGCCGAGACCGTGAAGATGTGGGAGCTGATGGAGGAGGGCCGCTGGAATGAGGCGCTGCCGCTCTATCGATGGGCGACGCCGATGTTCCACCTCGATACCAGCCCCAAGCTGGTCCAGTACATCAAGCTGGTCCAGCACCTGGTCGGCCGCGGCAGCGAGACGGTGCGGGCACCCCGCCTGACCATCGCGGGCGAGGACCGGGCACGGGTGGAGGCGATGGTCAAGAAGGCGCAGGCCGAGCGGCCGGCGTTCGGCTGA
- a CDS encoding cis-3-hydroxy-L-proline dehydratase, with translation MRITGIRVWQIDLPLAEGSYQWAGGKSVQVFDTTLVALDTDAGLTGWGEVCPLGPVYLPAYAEGVRGGIRELGPHLLGLDPCEHGRLWQAMDGQLKGHPFVKSGLDMAAWDLLGKAADLPVATLLGGIVTPEIPLYRAISQRPAKEMAANLRSHRDAGYRRFQLKVGGDADEDIARIRACRAILEPSDRLVADANTGWLAADAMRVVNAVRDLDLFIEQPCLTYEESLSVRERTTLPFVLDENIDGLEPLLRASRDRAMDMVNIKLSKLGGLTQARLIRELCARLGLLMIVEDSWGGDVTTAAIAHAAASTPSRNLFAATDFNGYVTRSFADGAPRRDGGIMRLPPGPGLGVTPRLAELGEPVFTID, from the coding sequence ATGAGAATCACCGGGATCAGGGTCTGGCAGATCGATCTGCCGCTCGCCGAGGGCAGCTACCAGTGGGCGGGCGGCAAGTCCGTGCAGGTGTTCGACACCACGCTGGTCGCGCTCGACACCGATGCCGGCCTCACCGGCTGGGGCGAAGTCTGCCCGCTGGGACCGGTCTACCTGCCGGCCTACGCCGAAGGCGTGCGCGGCGGGATCCGCGAGCTCGGCCCCCACCTGCTCGGCCTGGACCCTTGCGAGCACGGCCGGCTCTGGCAGGCGATGGACGGCCAGCTCAAGGGCCACCCGTTCGTGAAGTCCGGCCTCGACATGGCAGCCTGGGACCTTCTGGGCAAGGCTGCCGACCTGCCGGTGGCGACGCTCCTGGGCGGGATCGTCACCCCGGAGATCCCGCTCTACCGCGCGATCAGCCAACGCCCGGCCAAGGAGATGGCGGCCAACCTGCGCAGCCATCGCGACGCCGGCTACCGGCGCTTCCAGCTCAAGGTCGGCGGCGACGCCGACGAGGACATCGCCCGGATCCGGGCCTGCCGCGCCATCCTGGAGCCTTCCGACAGGCTGGTGGCCGACGCCAACACCGGCTGGCTGGCGGCGGACGCGATGCGGGTCGTCAACGCGGTCCGGGATCTCGACCTGTTCATCGAGCAGCCCTGCCTCACCTACGAGGAGAGCCTGTCGGTGCGCGAGCGGACCACCCTGCCCTTCGTGCTCGACGAGAACATCGACGGGCTGGAGCCGCTCCTGCGGGCGTCCCGCGACCGGGCGATGGACATGGTCAACATCAAGCTCAGCAAGCTCGGCGGCCTCACCCAGGCCCGCCTGATCCGCGAGTTGTGCGCCCGGCTGGGCCTTTTGATGATCGTCGAGGACAGCTGGGGCGGTGACGTCACCACCGCGGCGATCGCCCACGCGGCTGCCAGCACGCCTTCCCGCAACCTGTTCGCCGCCACCGACTTCAACGGCTACGTGACCCGCTCCTTCGCCGACGGCGCCCCCCGGCGCGACGGCGGGATCATGCGGCTGCCGCCCGGCCCCGGCCTGGGCGTCACCCCTCGCCTGGCCGAGCTGGGCGAACCGGTCTTCACCATCGACTGA